A genomic segment from Corylus avellana chromosome ca5, CavTom2PMs-1.0 encodes:
- the LOC132183348 gene encoding F-box protein At5g39250-like — protein MACEEVLKAVFPLLEGMDLASCMAVCKQWRDIARDDYFWKCICAKRWPSICKQPNPPTVTYYKLYQTFYRRQQRRTLPPPKLSFDDLEFFIDIWAEDRLIFSEVVPGLVLQTGIKVPPPGICDVLRFHLVGPEFKMRQAVKPRFTIPLSQTVSVSVLVSRKDSNTVACIINKSLFEYVDRTAYRAMAFDYLEFSPVHPFIAGARAWFSLLFNEDGNEGVIDVFGIEMDFCDTANSKEEVLWLLDMLDWK, from the coding sequence ATGGCATGCGAAGAAGTTTTGAAAGCTGTTTTTCCTTTATTGGAGGGTATGGACCTTGCTTCTTGTATGGCAGTATGTAAGCAGTGGAGAGACATTGCCCGGGATGATTACTTTTGGAAATGCATATGTGCCAAGAGATGGCCTTCGATCTGCAAGCAGCCTAACCCTCCAACTGTAACCTACTACAAGCTATATCAAACCTTTTACAGACGCCAGCAACGTCGAACGCTTCCCCCTCCAAAGCTGTCCTTTGAtgatttggaattttttattgacatttGGGCTGAGGATAGATTAATCTTTTCAGAAGTAGTCCCAGGCCTGGTCTTACAAACTGGTATCAAGGTCCCACCGCCAGGAATCTGTGATGTGCTTAGATTTCACCTGGTGGGGCCCGAGTTCAAGATGAGACAAGCTGTTAAGCCAAGATTCACTATTCCTCTGAGCCAGACTGTTAGTGTTTCGGTGCTTGTGTCACGCAAGGATTCCAATACGGTTGCTTGCATCATTAATAAATCCTTGTTTGAGTATGTAGATCGGACAGCATATAGGGCCATGGCATTTGACTATTTAGAATTCTCTCCTGTCCACCCCTTCATTGCAGGTGCCCGGGCTTGGTTCTCTTTGCTTTTCAATGAAGATGGAAATGAAGGTGTTATTGATGTTTTCGGGATTGAAATGGATTTCTGTGATACTGCAAATTCCAAGGAAGAGGTTCTATGGTTATTAGACATGCTTGATTGGAAGTGA